A single region of the Zootoca vivipara chromosome 2, rZooViv1.1, whole genome shotgun sequence genome encodes:
- the PRRT3 gene encoding proline-rich transmembrane protein 3 produces MASSVGLFLAWSLLLPAVQRASRLPTPNNPTWDPPLSSAPRLPLLNGPSQELLPSISPTRSDPFAHEISSGDGELDSENWDGANPTSHPGTPIPRVPFDFPPVTHSGLGTPASASEGSSAPRLTTQGLPQVEGFTLSTVGLSSVQTEPEVTTGHAPVDIIPERGNNGTSLSIPGATSLATPGMTSLPASSGIEASDLPASQDETTHSRHQAVLKDISMATTLGPKPTMSTIPLVTLPADGSHVKWMATERTGPRGDSATGQLGRGGPQQELVGPNQTTIKYMASYRSTQTYGGPQGQEEVSTTPFRPTQTAGYTQSPLGPGRDTVLVPSVSRAGTAIPLDGARASTSSPQPASEVFPSPSTSSPAGDMAGTPQGLVTHQGSTHWSLVVHTTQQPGLWEVARTEKTHSLGGSATPGILGEIDINPQRVRGAVMPKGPVTYLDSTTPGQDTSGGRSSPETKRPGAAGTRPAKRSSSSTTTTTSARLLDTPRRGLIRVTTQRVVLHRQLARPQPSLPTVLTASSAPCPSPGSACSQLLPNQTLIRWGDLERTLSFAWALHVYGSGVLFLLLSLLSLACLGGSLALRVAHFPHVAAASALLLAFGLLRTTFFLADPYGARGRLPAAAVRVLYTAPFPLLFTTFAVLLLRLFRQARLEVLPPKWQSLPLWAALGSVQSAALLAADLFSPPLHPAVPVGLHTLSCALGICLLPFMAFVYWLLRRSVVETAEGTPEPGVWSGAWLLLASSGLALPSCGLQFYGVLWLSGLLGQVDLFTWGWWFVQFWFRIVELVLSFALVSLAWQALCWRYGSAEHSCWAKLLRYFCAYRKAEVPEYPNNCYDWAGGVLEKVPNNDISKNLIRNPPGGGSGRLWALKDSNELRAAGVQGSSPSPARPVYSPKCPNAAVAIMGRSYTSICFERDSVLSLAELEFRPPSPINLSRSIDEALFREHLVRDSIFLRSSLHFPSRLARQDSCSSLRGDCSTLSHTAQPLLSRPRRSSDPDCLYSLARASSMAELTTQSRGLASEPPTDTSFDSFSRTSFSRASLKFSWNPWRHGLSSPESLPPEELPNQAQLLPDELPLAPSTSAPNSEREARKSFLALSKQVDSRSLSSDTIEL; encoded by the exons ATGGCCTCCTCCGTGGGACTCTTCCTGGCCTGGAGCCTGCTCCTGCCGGCTGTACAACGGGCAtcccgcctccccaccccaaacaaccCCACCTGGGACCCTCCCTTGAGTTCTGCCCCACGGCTGCCTCTGCTGAATGGACCCTCCCAAGAGCTTCTCCCAAGCATATCACCAACCCGTTCAGACCCCTTTGCCCACGAGATATCCAGTGGCGACGGGGAGCTGGACAGTGAGAATTGGGACGGGGCAAATCCCACAAGCCATCCTGGGACTCCAATACCCCGGGTGCCCTTTGACTTCCCTCCGGTGACCCATTCTGGCTTGGGGACACCTGCTAGTGCTTCTGAAGGAAGCTCGGCTCCCCGCCTCACCACGCAGGGGCTTCCTCAGGTGGAGGGCTTCACTCTGTCGACAGTGGGGCTTTCTAGCGTTCAAACAGAGCCTGAggtgaccactggccatgcaccTGTGGATATAATCCCAGAGCGGGGAAATAATGGGacttctctctccatccctggtGCTACAAGCCTGGCCACTCCTGGGATGACCTCCCTGCCCGCCTCATCCGGGATCGAGGCCTCGGATTTACCTGCCTCCCAGGACGAGACCACACACAGCCGCCACCAGGCGGTGCTCAAAGATATCTCCATGGCAACCACACTAGGCCCCAAGCCCACCATGTCCACCATCCCCTTGGTGACATTACCTGCTGATGGGTCCCATGTAAAGTGGATGGCGACCGAGCGTACCGGCCCGAGGGGCGATAGCGCCACGGGGCAGCTGGGACGCGGGGGTCCGCAGCAGGAGCTGGTGGGCCCAAACCAGACCACCATCAAATATATGGCTTCGTACAGGAGCACACAGACTTACGGGGGCCCGCAGGGACAGGAGGAGGTCTCAACCACTCCTTTTAGACCCACACAGACGGCTGGATACACCCAGAGCCCGCTTGGGCCGGGGAGGGACACTGTGCTTGTTCCTTCTGTCTCCCGGGCTGGTACAGCCATCCCACTGGATGGGGCCCGGGCCTCCACAAGCTCCCCTCAGCCAGCCTCAGAGGTCTTCCCGAGCCCTTCCACCTCTTCACCGGCAGGGGACATGGCAGGGACCCCCCAGGGGCTAGTTACGCACCAAGGAAGCACCCACTGGAGCCTGGTTGTCCACACAACGCAGCAGCCAGGACTTTGGGAAGTGGCCAGAACGGAAAAGACTCACTCTCTTGGCGGGTCAGCGACCCCAG gGATTTTGGGAGAGATTGATATTAACCCCCAACGAGTCCGGGGGGCTGTGATGCCCAAGGGCCCTGTCACGTACCTTGACTCCACTACTCCTGGACAGGACACCTctggggggaggagcagcccggAAACCAAGCGCCCAG GTGCAGCTGGGACCCGTCCCGCTaagcggagcagcagcagcaccaccaccaccacgtctGCCCGCCTCCTGGACACCCCCCGCCGTGGCCTGATCCGGGTCACCACGCAGAGAGTTGTGCTGCACCGTCAGTTGGCCCGCCCCCAGCCCAGCCTGCCCACCGTCCTCACTGCCTCCAGCGCACCTTGCCCCAGCCCTGGGAGCGCCTGCAGCCAGCTGCTGCCCAACCAGACCTTGATCCGCTGGGGGGACCTCGAGCGCACGCTGAGCTTTGCCTGGGCGCTGCACGTCTACGGCTCCGGCGTGCTCTTCCTGCTGCTGAGCCTGCTGAGCCTGGCCTGCCTGGGGGGCTCCCTCGCCTTGCGGGTGGCTCACTTCCCGCACGTCGCAGCTGCCAGCGCCCTGCTGCTGGCCTTCGGGCTGCTACGCACCACCTTCTTCCTGGCCGACCCGTACGGTGCGAGGGGCCGCCTCCCGGCCGCCGCGGTGAGGGTCCTCTACACGGCGCCCTTCCCCCTGCTGTTCACCACCTTTGCTGtgctcctcctccgcctcttccGCCAGGCCCGCCTGGAGGTCCTGCCCCCCAAGTGGCAGAGCCTGCCGCTCTGGGCTGCGCTGGGGTCCGTGCAGAGCGCTGCCCTGCTGGCCGCCGACTTGTTCTCCCCTCCGTTGCACCCAGCTGTGCCGGTGGGGCTGCACACCCTATCCTGCGCCCTGGGCATCTGCCTCCTGCCCTTCATGGCCTTCGTCTACTGGCTGCTGCGGCGCAGCGTGGTCGAGACGGCCGAGGGCACCCCGGAGCCGGGCGTCTGGAGCGGAGCGTGGCTGCTGCTGGCAAgcagtgggctggccctgccgtCCTGCGGGCTGCAGTTCTACGGGGTGCTGTGGCTCTCGGGCCTCCTGGGCCAGGTGGACCTCTTCACCTGGGGCTGGTGGTTCGTGCAGTTCTGGTTCCGGATCGTGGAGCTGGTGCTCTCCTTCGCCCTCGTCTCGCTCGCCTGGCAGGCCCTCTGCTGGCGCTATGGCTCGGCCGAGCACTCCTGCTGGGCCAAGCTCCTACGCTACTTCTGCGCCTACCGCAAGGCCGAGGTGCCCGAGTACCCCAACAACTGCTACGACTGGGCTGGAGGCGTCCTGGAAAAGGTCCCCAACAACGACATCAGCAAGAACCTGATCCGGAACCCTCCCGGGGGTGGCAGCGGGCGCCTCTGGGCGCTCAAGGACAGCAACGAGCTGCGGGCAGCGGGCGTCCAGGGCTCCAGCCCATCCCCCGCACGCCCCGTCTACAGCCCCAAGTGCCCCAACGCTGCTGTGGCCATCATGGGCCGCTCCTACACCAGCATCTGCTTTGAGCGGGATTCGGTCCTCTCCCTGGCGGAGCTGGAGTTCCGGCCCCCGTCGCCCATCAACCTGAGCCGCAGCATCGACGAGGCGCTTTTCCGCGAGCACCTGGTGCGCGACTCCATCTTCCTTCgctccagcctccacttcccaTCGCGCCTGGCCCGCCAGGACTCCTGCTCTTCCCTGCGCGGCGACTGCTCCACGCTCTCCCACACCGCCCAGCCCCTGCTGTCGCGTCCGCGCCGCAGCAGCGACCCCGACTGCCTCTACAGTTTGGCCCGTGCCAGTTCCATGGCCGAGCTCACCACTCAGAGCCGCGGCCTGGCCAGCGAGCCCCCGACGGACACCTCCTTCGACAGCTTCTCCCGCACCTCCTTCTCCCGGGCCTCCCTCAAGTTCAGCTGGAACCCCTGGCGCCACGGCCTGTCCTCGCCAGAAAGCCTTCCCCCTGAGGAGCTGCCCAACCAGGCCCAGCTGCTCCCAGACGAACTGCCCCTGGCCCCTTCCACCAGCGCCCCAAACTCGGAGCGCGAGGCCCGGAAGAGCTTCCTGGCCCTCAGCAAGCAGGTGGATTCTCGCAGCCTCTCGAGTGACACTATCGAACTGTGA